A genome region from Brooklawnia propionicigenes includes the following:
- a CDS encoding ABC transporter substrate-binding protein yields the protein MKSRTIRGGIVALSVALATVGLSACGGGTDSDGTTLRYWMWDSAQLPGYRQCASDFEAQNPDIHIQFEQYGWDDYWMQLTASMVAENAPDVFVNHTSRFGSYVSLGQLLDMTPYVEADKYDLTQFEDGLAGQWTSESGDARYGLPKDWDTVALFYNTQMLAEAGFTVDDVWNLEWNPADGGTYEKFLAHMTVDKNGVRGDEPGFDKSQIAVYGLGYNEAGSGYGQVQWAPYALSNGEWRWTDKNPWGRVFNYNDPAFQESIIWWRSLIEKGYMPSLAIASSGVGSLESLKSGAYASLVEGSWNLAGVATTTEIGLFNVFPTPIGPDGVRASVQNGLADSIWGGTEHPDEAWAWVSYMGTSACQDVIASKAVVFPAISSSSTIAAQAFEDLGYDADAFTVHISDGTGVTSPVVDRWAQVEAIMNPAMSSVMSFVTEPSSLTEANNQVNTVMSRDRDD from the coding sequence ATGAAATCAAGAACGATTCGTGGAGGTATTGTCGCGCTGTCCGTTGCTTTGGCGACGGTTGGCCTCAGCGCCTGTGGCGGTGGCACTGACTCTGACGGTACGACATTGCGGTACTGGATGTGGGACTCGGCGCAGCTGCCAGGGTACCGACAGTGCGCGTCCGATTTTGAGGCTCAGAATCCTGACATTCACATTCAGTTCGAGCAATATGGGTGGGATGACTATTGGATGCAGTTGACAGCATCGATGGTCGCTGAAAACGCACCGGATGTTTTCGTCAATCACACGTCGCGGTTTGGCAGCTACGTCTCGTTGGGTCAGTTGTTGGACATGACGCCTTACGTCGAAGCCGACAAGTACGACCTGACTCAGTTCGAGGACGGGCTCGCAGGCCAATGGACCTCGGAAAGCGGCGATGCTCGCTACGGGCTGCCAAAGGATTGGGATACGGTTGCGTTGTTCTACAACACGCAGATGCTCGCCGAGGCGGGTTTCACAGTCGATGATGTGTGGAATCTTGAGTGGAATCCCGCCGATGGCGGGACCTATGAGAAGTTCCTGGCGCATATGACTGTCGACAAGAACGGCGTGCGCGGTGACGAACCGGGCTTCGACAAGAGCCAGATCGCGGTCTACGGGCTTGGCTATAACGAGGCGGGCTCGGGTTACGGACAGGTCCAATGGGCGCCTTACGCTTTGTCAAACGGCGAATGGCGCTGGACTGACAAAAACCCGTGGGGGCGCGTGTTCAACTACAACGATCCTGCCTTCCAGGAGTCCATCATCTGGTGGCGATCGCTGATCGAGAAGGGCTACATGCCGAGCTTGGCGATCGCCTCATCCGGTGTGGGTTCGCTGGAATCGTTGAAATCCGGAGCCTATGCTTCGCTGGTTGAGGGCTCCTGGAATCTCGCAGGTGTCGCGACGACGACCGAGATCGGGCTGTTCAACGTGTTCCCGACCCCGATCGGTCCCGATGGTGTACGGGCGTCGGTGCAGAATGGCCTGGCTGATTCGATTTGGGGCGGCACCGAACACCCGGACGAGGCTTGGGCGTGGGTTTCGTATATGGGTACCTCAGCCTGCCAAGATGTCATCGCATCGAAGGCGGTCGTGTTCCCGGCGATCTCCAGTTCGAGCACGATAGCGGCTCAGGCATTCGAGGATCTGGGATATGACGCTGATGCCTTCACCGTGCACATCAGCGACGGCACTGGGGTTACCTCGCCGGTGGTGGATAGATGGGCACAAGTCGAGGCAATCATGAACCCGGCGATGTCGTCAGTGATGTCTTTTGTCACCGAGCCGTCGTCGCTGACAGAGGCAAACAATCAGGTCAACACGGTGATGAGCAGGGATAGGGACGATTGA
- a CDS encoding lipase family protein, producing MPIRDRVIRQLVATAVLGSLALMGCGQGITAADDREVIGFYEQPDDALDGPPGSIVRSEQLRQHPFDAQAWRIMYRTTDVHQTPVVATGIVVTPRGHAPDGGRTVLAWGHWQGGQAVLFAAERAAEYAPELGIEAVAAAAPAADLTALLDSHLNDISGTTIGSYAFQAYSQVYADRGAQLDTVLTPQATQILPQMNELCLLSQMSELHRIADPVVGSFFSHDPAEVEPWATLLRENSAGASAFSAPLFVAQGLDDQLVLPADTEKFIDHEKQLGVAVHYHPVEHADHGTIAYLALPALNSWLASLNL from the coding sequence ATGCCGATCCGAGATCGTGTTATTCGACAACTCGTCGCGACCGCGGTGCTCGGAAGTCTGGCACTGATGGGTTGTGGGCAAGGCATTACTGCAGCCGACGATCGCGAGGTCATCGGCTTCTACGAACAGCCGGACGATGCCCTCGACGGCCCGCCGGGCTCGATCGTACGCAGTGAGCAGTTGCGGCAGCACCCGTTCGACGCCCAGGCGTGGCGCATCATGTACCGGACGACGGACGTGCACCAGACACCGGTCGTCGCGACGGGCATCGTGGTAACTCCGCGCGGCCATGCGCCCGATGGCGGACGCACCGTGCTCGCGTGGGGGCACTGGCAAGGCGGGCAGGCGGTCCTCTTCGCTGCCGAGCGCGCGGCCGAATATGCTCCCGAACTGGGCATCGAAGCTGTTGCCGCAGCAGCCCCGGCCGCCGATCTGACCGCGCTGTTGGACAGCCACCTCAACGACATCTCCGGGACGACCATCGGTTCGTACGCCTTCCAGGCGTACTCCCAGGTATACGCCGACCGCGGCGCACAACTCGACACGGTGCTGACCCCGCAAGCCACACAGATCCTGCCCCAGATGAACGAGCTATGCCTGCTGAGCCAGATGTCCGAGCTCCACCGCATCGCTGATCCGGTGGTCGGATCGTTCTTCTCGCACGATCCGGCGGAGGTGGAGCCCTGGGCCACCTTGCTGCGAGAAAACTCCGCGGGTGCATCCGCGTTCTCGGCACCGCTGTTCGTAGCACAAGGTCTTGATGACCAGCTGGTCCTGCCTGCCGACACCGAGAAGTTCATCGACCATGAGAAGCAGCTGGGAGTAGCAGTCCATTACCACCCGGTCGAGCATGCCGATCACGGCACAATCGCATACCTCGCGCTGCCGGCACTCAACAGCTGGCTGGCTTCACTCAACCTATAA
- a CDS encoding ATP-binding cassette domain-containing protein: MYAIETEKLSKSFRGISAVDDLDLHVPEGSIYGFIGENGSGKSTTQKLICGLLVPNAGDIRLCGKHYTDSEIRSRMGVLIESPGCFPNSTVWQNLMMQALNLGIENPKDEVVRVLKVVSMTGASARKFKECSLGMKQRLGVAQALLGRPRLLVLDEPINGLDADGMRIVRETLVNLNSQEGVTIFISSHILGELSKIATHYGILKDGKLIREMPESAMSDECRDFVFVKTNDNPRARLVLSTKYREIEDKDDGLRIYDETESANVAGFLFENGIAVGEISFNRVGLEEYYVRVMSRQGEEASHV; the protein is encoded by the coding sequence ATGTACGCGATTGAAACGGAGAAGCTCTCCAAGTCCTTCCGCGGCATCAGCGCCGTTGACGACCTCGATCTGCACGTGCCGGAAGGCTCGATCTACGGATTCATCGGCGAGAACGGGTCCGGCAAGTCCACCACACAGAAGCTGATCTGCGGCCTGCTGGTGCCGAACGCCGGCGACATCCGCTTGTGCGGCAAACACTACACCGACTCTGAGATTCGTTCTCGCATGGGTGTGCTGATCGAGAGCCCTGGCTGTTTCCCCAACAGCACGGTGTGGCAGAACCTGATGATGCAGGCTCTCAACCTCGGCATCGAGAACCCGAAGGACGAAGTCGTGCGCGTCTTGAAGGTCGTCAGCATGACCGGCGCGAGCGCACGCAAGTTCAAGGAGTGCTCCCTCGGGATGAAACAGCGGCTCGGGGTGGCGCAGGCGCTGCTCGGCCGTCCGCGGCTGCTGGTACTTGATGAGCCGATCAACGGTCTTGATGCCGATGGCATGCGGATCGTTCGTGAAACGCTCGTGAACCTCAACAGCCAGGAGGGCGTCACGATCTTCATCAGTTCGCACATCCTGGGTGAGTTGTCGAAGATCGCCACCCACTACGGGATCTTGAAGGACGGCAAGCTCATTCGTGAGATGCCCGAGAGTGCGATGTCCGATGAGTGCCGTGACTTCGTGTTCGTCAAGACCAACGACAATCCGCGGGCGCGGCTCGTCCTGTCGACGAAATACCGAGAGATCGAGGACAAGGACGACGGTCTGAGGATCTACGACGAAACAGAAAGCGCGAACGTCGCAGGATTCCTATTCGAGAACGGTATCGCCGTCGGGGAGATCTCGTTCAATCGGGTCGGACTCGAGGAGTACTACGTCCGCGTCATGTCGCGGCAAGGGGAGGAAGCCAGCCATGTCTAG
- a CDS encoding ABC transporter permease, whose protein sequence is MSSSSVTIASPGASRTAVGPRVASLLRLDFYRLFHTPAFYIMLLISALIPALLVATSGSDASGVAGTNQAVVYTNAWQLIESAGGSTAGANPLDFGGYANINMVFIFAGLLMAIFISHDYMSGFVKSIFTVHSRKVDYVISKTTIGIFGGVGMILTYLLGTIVAGILAGTSFEADVAGLIFCILAKMFLMGAFCSLFLAVSVFFREKLWLTIVFTFLIGMLLYPAASVATLGSTVMTAFGCLIAGTVAAVAIGCASTLILTRRDLT, encoded by the coding sequence ATGTCTAGTTCGTCCGTGACCATCGCCTCACCAGGAGCCAGCCGGACCGCGGTCGGGCCTCGGGTCGCCTCCCTGCTGCGGCTCGACTTCTACCGGCTGTTTCACACGCCGGCGTTCTACATCATGCTCCTCATCTCCGCGCTGATCCCGGCGCTGCTCGTCGCGACATCGGGTTCGGACGCATCCGGCGTCGCGGGCACGAATCAGGCCGTTGTCTACACGAATGCTTGGCAGCTCATCGAATCGGCAGGTGGTTCGACAGCGGGCGCGAATCCGCTGGATTTCGGCGGCTATGCGAACATCAACATGGTGTTCATTTTCGCCGGGCTGCTGATGGCGATCTTCATCTCGCACGACTACATGTCGGGCTTCGTCAAGAGCATCTTCACCGTCCATTCCCGAAAGGTGGACTATGTCATCTCGAAGACCACGATCGGGATCTTCGGTGGCGTGGGGATGATCCTCACGTATCTCCTGGGGACAATCGTTGCAGGAATCCTCGCCGGAACGTCCTTCGAGGCTGACGTGGCCGGATTGATCTTCTGCATCCTCGCGAAGATGTTCCTGATGGGGGCCTTCTGCTCGCTGTTCTTAGCCGTCAGCGTCTTCTTCAGGGAGAAGCTGTGGCTCACGATCGTCTTCACCTTCCTCATCGGGATGCTTCTGTACCCGGCAGCTAGCGTGGCGACACTCGGCTCCACCGTAATGACGGCGTTCGGCTGCCTCATCGCAGGGACTGTCGCCGCAGTCGCAATCGGGTGCGCGTCGACACTGATCCTCACCAGACGCGACCTCACCTAG
- a CDS encoding NAD-dependent epimerase/dehydratase family protein: MTATADLHVIVGAGPVGVALATRLAGEGHHVRVLTRSGRDLKVPEVESIAVDASDIAALTSRVTGASVLYNCANPGSYTQWEKLWPPLAASILSAAERSGAVLATASNLYGYGRVDAPMTRRTPLRPCDHKGALRARMWQQALAAHESGRVRVTELRSSDYIGPTLPVSSGLLARYADATLQGRTATVFADPDQPHTWTAIDDVAATLAVLGRDERAWGSAWIAPSNPPATVREVLRGLAEQIGAVEPRVRQVPGWLLRTGAITIPLLREVSGVLYQFDAPFIADGSETSDVFGIAPSPWHPLLAETARAWAERAGKPTR; this comes from the coding sequence ATGACTGCAACCGCCGATCTCCACGTGATCGTGGGCGCGGGGCCAGTGGGTGTCGCCCTGGCCACGCGCCTGGCCGGTGAGGGACACCACGTGCGTGTGCTCACCCGTTCGGGTCGCGACTTGAAGGTGCCCGAGGTGGAGTCGATCGCGGTGGACGCATCCGACATCGCCGCGCTCACCAGCCGTGTGACCGGGGCATCGGTGCTGTACAACTGCGCGAATCCCGGCTCGTACACGCAGTGGGAGAAGCTGTGGCCGCCGCTGGCGGCATCGATCTTGAGCGCGGCCGAACGCAGCGGTGCCGTGTTGGCGACGGCGAGCAATCTCTACGGATACGGTCGGGTCGATGCGCCGATGACTCGGCGGACGCCGTTGCGGCCCTGCGATCACAAGGGTGCGCTGCGGGCGCGCATGTGGCAACAGGCCCTGGCAGCGCACGAGTCGGGGCGGGTGCGTGTTACTGAGCTGCGTTCGTCCGACTACATCGGCCCGACGCTGCCGGTCAGCAGCGGCCTGTTGGCCCGCTACGCCGACGCGACGCTTCAGGGCAGGACCGCGACGGTGTTCGCCGATCCCGACCAGCCTCACACCTGGACGGCGATCGATGATGTTGCGGCGACGCTTGCGGTGCTCGGGCGCGACGAGCGGGCCTGGGGCTCGGCGTGGATCGCGCCGTCGAACCCACCTGCGACGGTCCGCGAGGTACTGCGAGGGTTGGCCGAGCAGATCGGGGCCGTTGAACCCCGCGTGCGGCAGGTGCCTGGCTGGCTGCTCCGAACCGGCGCCATCACCATCCCGTTGCTGCGCGAAGTGAGCGGAGTCTTGTACCAGTTCGATGCGCCGTTCATCGCCGACGGATCGGAGACCAGCGACGTGTTCGGGATAGCCCCGAGCCCGTGGCACCCGCTGCTCGCCGAGACCGCCCGCGCCTGGGCCGAACGCGCCGGTAAGCCCACACGATGA
- a CDS encoding HEAT repeat domain-containing protein, whose amino-acid sequence MVDPAAWSTELESLEPAAWPGYLGQHSGLPGPRANLPLAAAAAIAADESVIDELLRDGGEYQTMCAAAALGRRSSEPAVEARARALATDERWRVREGVAIGLQLLGDVNPAVVPPIVLRWADDPDPLVQRAAAAAICEPRLLRTPEAAAVAIEVCRRATDHLIAFETQRRKQDDARTLRQALAYCWSVAIAADPAPGLAVFGALDTSDPDVAWIVNQNRRKKRLSRLL is encoded by the coding sequence ATGGTTGATCCTGCAGCTTGGAGCACGGAACTGGAAAGCTTGGAGCCGGCGGCCTGGCCGGGATATCTGGGCCAGCACTCGGGCCTGCCCGGCCCGCGGGCGAACCTTCCGCTGGCTGCCGCAGCGGCGATTGCCGCTGACGAGTCGGTGATCGACGAACTGCTGCGTGACGGCGGCGAATACCAGACGATGTGCGCGGCCGCCGCCCTGGGTCGCCGCAGCTCCGAGCCCGCGGTCGAAGCACGAGCACGCGCCCTGGCCACGGACGAACGCTGGCGGGTGCGTGAAGGCGTCGCGATCGGGTTGCAGCTGCTGGGCGATGTCAACCCTGCGGTTGTGCCGCCGATCGTGCTGCGCTGGGCGGACGACCCGGACCCGCTGGTCCAACGTGCCGCTGCTGCCGCGATCTGTGAGCCGCGACTGCTGCGCACGCCCGAGGCGGCGGCAGTTGCGATCGAGGTCTGCCGACGGGCAACGGATCACCTAATCGCGTTTGAGACACAGCGCCGCAAGCAGGACGACGCGCGGACGCTGCGCCAAGCGCTTGCCTACTGCTGGAGCGTGGCGATCGCCGCCGATCCGGCGCCGGGTCTTGCCGTCTTCGGCGCCCTCGACACCTCCGATCCTGATGTCGCCTGGATCGTGAACCAGAACCGGCGCAAGAAGCGGCTGTCACGGTTGCTGTGA
- a CDS encoding glutamate decarboxylase, whose translation MVTTNQHVKRTAGESEAVELNPVFVRAGEATSLPKFRLPEAESLPETAYQIVHDEAMLDGNARQNLATFVGTWMDDQAQRLYLETADKNIIDKDEYPQTAAIETRCWTMLAHLWHAPDPDHTIGTSTIGSSEACMLGGLALKRRWQNARRAAGEPTDKPNLVMSSAVQVCWEKFCNYWDVEPRFVPISEDHKVLDGHDLESYVDQNTIGVVAIMGVTYTGMYEPVAQIAAALDKIQADTGLDIKIHVDGASGAMIAPFVQPKLTWDFALDRVVSINTSGHKYGLVYPGIGWVVWRDRAALPEDLIFHVSYLGGDMPTFALNFSRPGAQVLLQYYLFLRLGHEGYRRVQEAARDVAIYLSGEIAAMPALELWNDGSDIPVFAWRLRAGHTTNWTLYDLSDRLRMSGWLVPAYPMPDDLSNLTVQRIVVRNGFSRDLADAFLADLKAAVAYLDALDGPIPATRQHPGFHH comes from the coding sequence ATGGTCACAACCAATCAACATGTGAAGCGCACTGCCGGTGAATCGGAGGCCGTCGAACTGAATCCGGTCTTCGTCCGCGCGGGAGAGGCCACGTCGCTGCCGAAGTTCCGGCTGCCCGAGGCGGAGAGTCTGCCCGAGACCGCATACCAGATCGTCCACGACGAGGCGATGCTCGACGGCAACGCGCGGCAGAACCTGGCGACCTTCGTCGGCACCTGGATGGACGATCAGGCCCAGCGGCTCTACCTCGAGACCGCCGACAAGAACATCATCGACAAGGACGAATACCCGCAGACCGCGGCCATCGAGACCCGCTGCTGGACGATGCTCGCTCATCTGTGGCATGCGCCCGACCCCGATCACACCATCGGCACCTCGACCATCGGCTCCTCGGAGGCCTGCATGCTCGGTGGGCTGGCGCTGAAACGCCGTTGGCAGAACGCCCGCCGGGCCGCGGGCGAACCGACCGACAAGCCGAACCTGGTGATGTCCAGCGCGGTTCAGGTGTGCTGGGAGAAGTTCTGCAACTACTGGGACGTCGAGCCTCGCTTCGTACCGATCAGCGAAGACCACAAAGTGCTCGATGGTCACGACCTGGAGTCGTACGTCGACCAGAACACCATCGGTGTGGTGGCGATCATGGGTGTCACCTATACCGGCATGTACGAGCCGGTCGCCCAAATTGCGGCTGCTCTCGACAAGATCCAGGCCGACACCGGGCTCGACATCAAGATCCATGTGGACGGCGCGTCCGGCGCCATGATCGCGCCGTTCGTCCAACCAAAGCTGACCTGGGATTTCGCGTTGGACAGGGTCGTGTCGATCAACACCTCCGGGCACAAGTACGGGCTGGTCTATCCGGGCATCGGCTGGGTGGTCTGGCGCGACCGCGCTGCGTTGCCCGAGGACCTGATCTTCCACGTCAGCTACCTCGGCGGCGACATGCCGACCTTTGCGCTGAACTTTTCGCGTCCGGGCGCCCAGGTGCTGCTGCAGTACTACCTGTTCCTTCGGCTGGGCCATGAGGGCTATCGACGGGTGCAGGAGGCGGCGCGCGATGTGGCCATCTATCTGTCCGGCGAGATCGCGGCGATGCCGGCCCTCGAGCTGTGGAACGACGGCTCCGACATTCCCGTCTTCGCCTGGCGGTTGCGCGCCGGGCACACCACCAACTGGACGCTGTACGACCTGTCCGACCGGCTCCGGATGAGCGGCTGGCTGGTGCCCGCCTATCCGATGCCCGACGACCTGAGCAACCTCACGGTGCAGCGAATCGTCGTCCGCAATGGGTTCAGCCGTGATCTGGCGGACGCGTTCCTCGCCGATCTCAAGGCCGCGGTCGCCTACCTCGATGCCCTGGACGGCCCGATCCCTGCCACCCGGCAGCATCCGGGCTTCCACCACTAA
- a CDS encoding alpha/beta hydrolase family protein has translation MSQHSITRFSANSDYDYEIRTTLGFSVEGAAEPGEILAAVSGVGKWDHEAWYAAWYRLAERTLATAQKAATAGHAVSASAAYLRASAYYAVAVNAQSALADSGQLASTFAKQQQAWSGFVAHTPAEVTEVAIPYEQSTLPGWFFRADDSSAKRATVVGVNGSDGSRSSMWVACVAPALRRGYNVLIFDGPGQQSELFERNVPFRPDWEHVISPVYDFIVGLDGVDAERVALYGISQGSYWVARALAFEHRFAAAITDPGIVDVSTSWMHQLPKGLLKTLDDGQGAKFDKEMAFGMKFSPDTARTWKFRARPYGTTGYAETIEAVRKYTVADLASSITTPLLILSPEREQFWPGQPEQLAELTSAVSTLVEFTAAEGADGHCQPLARTLTAQRMFDWLDDRLAD, from the coding sequence ATGAGCCAGCACTCGATTACCCGGTTCTCCGCCAATTCGGATTACGACTACGAAATCCGCACCACCCTGGGCTTCAGCGTCGAGGGGGCAGCCGAGCCCGGCGAGATCCTCGCCGCGGTCTCCGGAGTCGGCAAGTGGGATCACGAGGCTTGGTACGCGGCCTGGTACCGGCTCGCCGAGCGAACGCTGGCCACCGCCCAGAAGGCCGCCACAGCCGGGCATGCGGTCAGTGCGTCCGCTGCATATCTGCGGGCGTCCGCGTACTACGCCGTGGCAGTCAACGCGCAAAGTGCGCTCGCCGACTCCGGTCAGCTGGCATCGACGTTCGCCAAACAGCAGCAGGCGTGGAGCGGGTTCGTCGCGCACACCCCGGCCGAGGTCACGGAGGTCGCCATCCCCTACGAGCAGTCCACGCTGCCCGGCTGGTTCTTCCGGGCGGACGACTCCTCGGCCAAGCGCGCGACGGTGGTCGGGGTGAACGGCAGTGATGGTTCGCGGTCCAGCATGTGGGTCGCCTGTGTGGCTCCGGCGCTGCGGCGCGGCTACAACGTGCTGATCTTCGATGGGCCGGGCCAGCAGTCCGAATTGTTCGAGCGCAATGTGCCGTTCCGGCCGGACTGGGAGCATGTCATCTCCCCGGTCTACGACTTCATCGTCGGTCTCGACGGGGTGGACGCCGAGCGGGTTGCGCTGTACGGGATCAGTCAGGGCAGCTACTGGGTTGCCCGTGCGCTGGCCTTCGAGCATCGTTTCGCGGCGGCGATCACCGATCCCGGCATCGTCGACGTCTCCACGTCGTGGATGCATCAGCTTCCCAAGGGCCTGTTGAAGACCCTGGATGATGGCCAGGGCGCCAAGTTCGACAAGGAGATGGCCTTCGGGATGAAGTTCTCCCCGGACACGGCCCGGACCTGGAAGTTCCGTGCCCGGCCCTATGGGACGACCGGCTACGCGGAGACAATCGAGGCCGTCCGGAAGTACACGGTGGCCGATCTGGCCTCGTCGATCACGACGCCGCTGCTGATCCTGTCTCCCGAGCGCGAGCAATTCTGGCCCGGTCAGCCCGAGCAGCTCGCCGAGCTGACCAGCGCTGTGTCGACGCTGGTCGAGTTCACCGCGGCCGAGGGCGCCGATGGGCACTGCCAGCCGCTCGCCCGGACGCTGACCGCTCAGCGGATGTTCGACTGGCTCGACGATCGGTTGGCGGATTGA
- the pip gene encoding prolyl aminopeptidase — MTVATQELRIVPERELYPPIDPYDTTTIDVGDGQRIYVEQCGNPSGKPAIFLHGGPGGGGGTERRRFFDPERYRIVVLDQRGCGASTPHVAQARTPEEMASNTTWNLVADLEKVRAVLGIEKWQVFGGSWGSCLALAYAQTHPETVSELVLRGIFTLRQSELDWYYNGGAAAVFPELWQRYCEPLRAAGHDGSRDNISAYFDLLWDPDPAIHGPAAVAWSTWEAATTSLVLDDTHVSEFADPHNALAFARIENHYFVNHGFMAEGQLIRNAGRLAAIPTTIVQGRYDMCCPATSAYDLKQALPSADLRMVLAGHSAFEPLIASELVKVCDEYADL, encoded by the coding sequence ATGACTGTTGCGACGCAGGAACTCCGGATCGTGCCCGAACGCGAGCTGTACCCGCCGATCGATCCCTACGACACCACGACGATCGATGTCGGAGATGGCCAGCGCATCTATGTCGAGCAGTGCGGCAACCCGTCCGGTAAGCCGGCGATCTTCCTGCACGGCGGCCCGGGCGGTGGCGGTGGCACCGAGCGGCGTCGGTTCTTCGATCCCGAGCGCTACCGCATCGTGGTGCTCGACCAACGCGGCTGCGGGGCCTCGACGCCGCATGTCGCGCAGGCGCGCACGCCCGAGGAGATGGCGTCCAACACCACCTGGAATCTGGTCGCCGATCTGGAGAAGGTCCGCGCAGTGCTGGGGATCGAGAAGTGGCAGGTGTTCGGCGGCTCGTGGGGCTCGTGTCTGGCGCTGGCCTACGCTCAGACCCACCCGGAGACGGTCAGCGAGCTGGTATTGCGGGGCATCTTCACGCTGCGCCAGTCCGAACTCGACTGGTACTACAACGGTGGTGCCGCAGCGGTCTTCCCCGAGCTGTGGCAGCGCTACTGCGAGCCGTTGCGGGCGGCCGGCCACGACGGTTCCCGCGACAACATCTCGGCCTATTTCGATCTGCTGTGGGATCCGGATCCGGCGATCCATGGGCCGGCGGCGGTCGCCTGGTCGACCTGGGAGGCCGCGACCACGTCACTGGTCCTCGATGATACGCACGTCTCGGAGTTCGCCGACCCGCACAACGCCCTGGCGTTCGCCAGGATCGAGAACCACTACTTCGTCAACCACGGCTTCATGGCCGAGGGTCAGCTGATTCGTAATGCCGGCCGGCTTGCCGCAATTCCCACCACCATCGTCCAGGGACGCTACGACATGTGCTGCCCGGCGACGTCGGCCTACGACCTGAAACAGGCTCTGCCGAGCGCGGACCTGCGAATGGTGCTGGCCGGTCACTCCGCGTTCGAACCGCTGATCGCCTCCGAGTTGGTGAAGGTCTGCGACGAGTACGCGGATCTGTAA
- a CDS encoding LURP-one-related/scramblase family protein gives MAADPRYRSLLDYDTLVMQQVTAFMANDFQIFDLTGAPIGLINTTGAASDRFFLGSRELDVTELDGTPLVHISDPIDFGRDTFKLTLPSSEPLATLTKQLSLFKTVVDIQVLNGPPLRLEGNVFDFDFEIRTPTTVAARASRQWAGLGASFLGHSRYVVGIDPQAPRQVRLTIIGSLVALDLIRAKAEKGS, from the coding sequence ATGGCTGCTGATCCCCGCTACCGCTCACTTCTCGACTACGACACGCTGGTCATGCAACAGGTGACGGCCTTCATGGCCAACGACTTCCAGATCTTCGACCTCACCGGCGCACCGATCGGCCTGATCAACACCACCGGGGCGGCCTCCGACCGTTTCTTCCTGGGCAGCCGCGAGCTCGACGTCACCGAACTCGACGGCACCCCGCTGGTACACATCAGCGATCCGATCGATTTCGGACGCGACACCTTCAAGCTCACGCTGCCGAGCAGCGAACCCCTGGCCACCTTGACCAAGCAGCTGAGCCTGTTCAAGACCGTGGTCGACATCCAGGTGCTGAACGGGCCACCGCTGCGCCTGGAAGGCAACGTCTTCGACTTCGACTTCGAGATCCGCACGCCCACCACCGTCGCCGCCCGCGCCTCGAGGCAGTGGGCGGGCCTCGGCGCCAGTTTCCTCGGGCACTCCCGCTACGTGGTGGGCATCGACCCGCAGGCCCCGCGCCAGGTACGCCTGACCATCATCGGCAGCCTGGTCGCACTCGACCTGATCCGCGCGAAGGCCGAGAAAGGCAGCTGA
- a CDS encoding ABC transporter permease subunit: protein MLGGDGFDLFTLVIFAIGIIGFAYSQWRTRQARIHYNQTVEAMWLFVLKIVLIAAIVMWFGNQLAHSRGLPIVLILLAVLVLIYGVLADRTTFGRDVYAIGGNKTAAALSGINVKMVSFWVYVNMGFLAAVAGVVYSARMNGAQPGAGNMFELDAIAACFIGGASTTGGIGKISGALIGGLIMAVLSNGMQLMGASTSTQQIVKGLVLLVAVAFDVYNKRRTGGQ, encoded by the coding sequence TTGCTGGGCGGTGACGGCTTCGATCTGTTCACGCTGGTGATCTTCGCGATCGGCATCATCGGATTCGCCTACTCCCAGTGGCGCACCCGCCAGGCGCGCATCCACTACAACCAGACCGTCGAGGCCATGTGGCTGTTCGTGCTGAAGATCGTGCTGATCGCGGCCATCGTGATGTGGTTCGGTAACCAGTTGGCGCACTCTCGCGGTCTGCCGATCGTGCTGATCCTGCTGGCTGTCCTCGTCCTGATCTACGGTGTGCTGGCTGACCGCACCACCTTCGGACGCGACGTCTACGCCATCGGCGGCAACAAGACCGCCGCCGCCCTGTCCGGTATCAACGTCAAGATGGTGTCGTTCTGGGTCTACGTCAACATGGGCTTCCTGGCCGCGGTCGCCGGCGTCGTCTACTCCGCCCGCATGAACGGTGCGCAGCCGGGGGCCGGCAACATGTTCGAACTGGACGCCATCGCCGCCTGCTTCATCGGTGGTGCGTCGACCACCGGCGGCATCGGCAAGATCTCCGGTGCTCTCATCGGTGGTCTGATCATGGCCGTGCTGTCCAACGGTATGCAGCTGATGGGTGCGTCCACCTCGACCCAGCAGATCGTCAAGGGCCTGGTGCTGCTGGTGGCCGTCGCGTTCGATGTCTACAACAAGCGGCGCACCGGCGGTCAGTGA